In Bacillus cereus ATCC 14579, a single window of DNA contains:
- a CDS encoding D-Ala-D-Ala carboxypeptidase VanY encodes MKKWVFISFFIVCTVCVGVYISPLFQKEIDVKIVGKDELVKAANTDGKEITKEQIYKGDLLLVNRDYPVKKDSIRSDIINVNHNSELVRGYVIFDRNLRLSKDVVKKFLNVVDAAGKESVNHFLISSGYRDFQEQKQLYEKMGSDYALPAGYSEHNLGLSLDIGSTQKKMEKAPEGKWIEENVWKHGFVLRYPKNKSNITGIQYEPWHIRYVGLPHSAIMQKKNFTLEEYLEFLKEEKEISTEVEGKKYTVSYYKVSENMKVNVPANKQYEISGNNMDGVIVTVQE; translated from the coding sequence ATGAAAAAGTGGGTATTTATTTCTTTTTTTATAGTATGCACAGTATGTGTAGGCGTTTATATATCACCGTTATTTCAAAAGGAAATCGACGTTAAAATTGTCGGGAAAGATGAGCTAGTAAAGGCGGCAAACACCGATGGGAAAGAGATTACGAAGGAACAAATTTATAAGGGCGATTTATTATTAGTTAACAGGGATTACCCAGTAAAAAAAGATAGTATTAGGTCTGATATTATAAATGTAAATCATAATAGTGAATTAGTGAGAGGCTATGTAATATTTGATAGAAATCTTCGTTTATCAAAGGATGTTGTGAAAAAGTTTTTGAACGTTGTCGATGCGGCTGGAAAAGAAAGTGTTAACCATTTTTTGATTAGTAGTGGCTATAGAGATTTCCAAGAGCAAAAACAGCTATATGAAAAAATGGGATCTGATTATGCACTTCCAGCAGGATACAGTGAACATAACTTAGGATTATCACTGGACATTGGGTCTACTCAAAAGAAAATGGAGAAAGCGCCTGAAGGAAAATGGATTGAAGAGAACGTATGGAAGCATGGCTTTGTATTACGTTATCCGAAAAATAAAAGTAACATTACAGGCATTCAATATGAGCCATGGCATATACGTTATGTAGGCTTACCTCATAGCGCAATTATGCAAAAAAAGAATTTCACACTAGAGGAATATTTAGAGTTTTTAAAAGAGGAAAAAGAGATTTCAACTGAAGTCGAAGGTAAGAAATATACTGTTTCTTATTATAAAGTTTCTGAGAATATGAAAGTGAACGTGCCAGCAAACAAGCAGTATGAAATTTCCGGGAACAATATGGATGGGGTTATTGTGACGGTTCAGGAATAG
- a CDS encoding sensor histidine kinase — protein MANMMKSFRFKMIALFALSMVLAATVTYIIYKGLQLYYKTMVRYEEPLAQFRSMVREFGDINFFLIFFIPLSIIFFFFLTKPYLKYFDEISNGIHHLANGNFTNKVQVSSNDEFGNIAREINVASEKLKEAVERGDFAENSKDQLVVNLAHDLRTPLTSVLGYLDLILKDENLTKEQIKHFSTIAYTKSQRLESLIDELFEITRMNYGMLNLDKKPIDISELLIQLEEELYPLLEKHHLEARLNVAPHLPMHGDGKLLARVFENLLTNAVRYGYDGQFVDMNGYVDNGEVVVQIMNYGDSIPEEDLPYLFDMFYTGDKARTENRGGTGLGLFIAKNIVEQHNGTISAESNVVRTIFEVRLPKDENVTI, from the coding sequence ATGGCTAATATGATGAAAAGTTTTCGATTTAAAATGATTGCCTTATTTGCGTTAAGTATGGTACTTGCAGCAACTGTAACTTATATAATTTATAAAGGATTGCAGCTGTATTATAAAACGATGGTTCGCTACGAAGAGCCTTTAGCACAATTTAGGTCAATGGTAAGGGAATTTGGAGACATTAATTTCTTTTTAATTTTCTTTATTCCGTTATCTATTATCTTTTTCTTCTTTTTGACAAAACCGTATTTAAAATACTTTGATGAAATTTCTAATGGGATTCATCATCTTGCGAACGGTAACTTTACGAATAAAGTTCAAGTTTCATCAAATGATGAGTTTGGAAATATCGCGCGTGAAATAAATGTTGCAAGTGAAAAGTTAAAAGAAGCTGTTGAAAGAGGAGACTTTGCTGAAAATAGTAAAGATCAGCTTGTTGTGAATTTAGCTCATGATTTAAGAACACCATTAACATCCGTGTTAGGATATTTAGATTTAATTCTTAAAGATGAAAATTTAACAAAAGAACAAATTAAACATTTCTCCACAATTGCATATACAAAATCGCAAAGACTGGAAAGTTTAATTGATGAGCTATTTGAAATTACACGTATGAATTATGGCATGCTAAATCTGGATAAAAAGCCGATTGATATAAGTGAGTTGCTTATACAGTTAGAGGAGGAATTGTATCCGTTATTAGAAAAACATCATTTAGAAGCTAGATTGAATGTGGCTCCTCATTTACCGATGCACGGTGATGGAAAATTGTTAGCTAGAGTATTTGAAAACTTGTTAACAAATGCCGTTCGTTACGGCTATGATGGACAATTTGTTGATATGAATGGGTATGTTGATAATGGAGAAGTTGTCGTACAAATTATGAATTACGGAGATAGCATCCCGGAAGAAGATTTACCGTATCTTTTTGATATGTTCTATACAGGTGATAAAGCAAGAACTGAGAACCGTGGCGGGACAGGCCTTGGACTATTTATTGCGAAAAATATTGTCGAGCAACATAACGGTACGATTTCTGCTGAGAGCAATGTAGTTAGAACGATATTTGAAGTACGATTGCCAAAAGACGAGAATGTAACAATTTAA
- a CDS encoding response regulator transcription factor, which translates to MKRISILIADDEAEIADLIEIHLEKEGYHVVKAADGEEAIHIIETQPIDLVILDIMMPKMDGYEVTRQIRTKHHMPIIFLSAKTSDFDKVTGLVLGADDYMTKPFTPIELVARVNAQLRRFFTLNQPKVAESKSALELGGVVINPERRTVDVYGEQIELTPKEFDILYLLASHPKKVYNVENIFQHVWADDYYEGGNTVMVHIRTLRKKLGEDKRKDKLIKTVWGVGYTFNG; encoded by the coding sequence ATGAAGCGCATTTCAATTTTAATAGCGGATGATGAGGCAGAAATTGCTGATTTAATTGAGATACATTTAGAAAAAGAAGGGTACCACGTCGTGAAAGCAGCTGATGGAGAAGAGGCAATTCATATTATTGAAACGCAGCCAATCGACTTGGTAATTTTAGATATTATGATGCCGAAAATGGATGGGTATGAGGTGACGCGTCAAATTCGCACGAAACATCATATGCCGATTATTTTTTTAAGCGCGAAAACTTCGGACTTTGATAAGGTGACAGGTCTTGTACTAGGCGCGGATGATTATATGACGAAGCCTTTCACACCGATTGAATTAGTTGCACGTGTAAATGCACAACTGCGTAGGTTTTTTACGTTAAATCAACCGAAAGTAGCGGAGAGTAAATCTGCTTTAGAACTAGGCGGAGTCGTAATTAATCCCGAGCGTAGGACGGTTGATGTATATGGTGAGCAAATTGAATTAACGCCGAAAGAGTTTGATATTTTATATTTATTAGCGAGTCATCCGAAGAAAGTGTACAATGTAGAAAATATTTTTCAGCACGTATGGGCAGACGATTATTATGAAGGTGGAAATACAGTAATGGTACATATTCGTACGTTGCGGAAGAAACTTGGAGAAGATAAAAGAAAGGATAAATTAATAAAAACAGTGTGGGGAGTAGGTTATACTTTTAATGGCTAA
- a CDS encoding o-succinylbenzoate--CoA ligase, whose translation METMPNWLMQRAFLTPDRTAIEIEEEKVTFMELHEKVVSVCEHLTHVGVERGQKVAVLMKNGMEMITVIHALSYVGAVAVLLNTRLSREELLWQMDDAEVVCLVTDQDFDAKDVPVYSLAEVMNGPKEEASIQEEFSLEEAMTIIYTSGTTGKPKGVILTYGNHWASAVGSSLNLGLRDDDCWLACMPMFHVGGLSLLMKNIMYGMRILLVPKYDADFIHKALQTRGVTIISVVSKMLTDLLERLGAETYPSSLRCMLLGGGPAPKPLLEACVEKGIPVYQTYGMTETSSQICTLSADYMLTKVGSAGKPLFQCQLRIEKDGVVVPPLVEGEIVVKGPNVTGGYFNREDATRETIQNGWLHTGDLGYLDEEGFLYVLDRRSDLIISGGENIYPAQIEEVLLSHPAVAEAGVVGMSDDKWGQVPAAFVVKSGAVTEEEILHFCEEKLAKYKVPKKACFLEELPRNASKKLLRRELRQLVEEM comes from the coding sequence TGTGAACACCTCACGCATGTTGGAGTGGAGCGAGGGCAAAAGGTGGCTGTTCTGATGAAAAATGGTATGGAGATGATTACAGTTATTCACGCCCTATCTTATGTAGGTGCAGTAGCTGTGCTTTTAAATACGCGTCTTTCAAGAGAAGAGCTACTTTGGCAAATGGATGATGCTGAAGTTGTTTGTTTAGTAACGGATCAAGATTTTGATGCTAAAGATGTTCCTGTTTATTCATTAGCCGAAGTGATGAATGGACCAAAAGAGGAAGCCTCTATACAAGAAGAGTTTTCTTTAGAAGAAGCGATGACAATTATTTATACGTCTGGGACGACAGGCAAACCGAAAGGCGTTATTTTAACGTACGGCAATCATTGGGCAAGCGCAGTCGGTTCGTCGCTTAATTTAGGACTTCGTGATGATGATTGTTGGTTAGCCTGCATGCCGATGTTCCATGTTGGCGGGCTATCTCTTTTAATGAAAAACATTATGTATGGCATGCGTATTTTACTTGTTCCGAAATATGATGCTGATTTTATTCATAAAGCACTTCAAACGAGAGGAGTAACAATTATTTCTGTCGTTTCTAAAATGTTAACTGATTTATTAGAGCGACTTGGGGCAGAGACATATCCATCTTCTTTACGATGCATGTTACTTGGCGGAGGACCAGCGCCAAAACCACTATTAGAAGCATGTGTAGAAAAAGGAATTCCTGTATATCAAACGTACGGTATGACAGAAACATCTTCGCAAATTTGTACGTTATCCGCAGATTACATGTTAACGAAAGTAGGATCAGCTGGAAAACCACTATTTCAGTGCCAACTTCGTATTGAAAAAGATGGCGTAGTAGTACCGCCGTTAGTAGAAGGCGAGATCGTAGTAAAAGGACCGAACGTAACAGGCGGTTACTTTAACCGTGAAGATGCGACGCGAGAGACTATTCAAAACGGATGGCTTCATACTGGCGACCTCGGTTATTTAGACGAAGAAGGGTTTTTATACGTATTAGATCGCCGCAGTGATTTAATTATTTCTGGCGGAGAGAATATATACCCAGCTCAAATTGAAGAAGTGTTACTCTCCCATCCGGCAGTAGCGGAAGCTGGCGTTGTCGGTATGTCTGACGACAAATGGGGACAAGTACCAGCTGCTTTTGTTGTGAAAAGCGGGGCGGTAACAGAAGAAGAAATTCTTCATTTTTGCGAGGAGAAATTAGCGAAATATAAAGTGCCGAAGAAAGCATGTTTCTTAGAGGAATTACCACGTAACGCTTCGAAAAAATTGTTAAGACGAGAGTTAAGACAATTAGTGGAGGAGATGTAG